In one Maniola jurtina chromosome 13, ilManJurt1.1, whole genome shotgun sequence genomic region, the following are encoded:
- the LOC123871268 gene encoding uncharacterized protein LOC123871268, whose product MKYLIVLAVFALAFAAEEKKAEEATAKIYMRLIPADVLRDFPGLCFASTRCATVEPGNSWDLAPFCGRSTCKVSEDTPPRLLELVEDCGPLPIANPKCKLDTDKTNKTAPFPGCCPVFTCEDGAKLEYPELPTPPPEEEAKEPVKKA is encoded by the exons ATGAAGTACCTGATTGTTTTGGCGGTTTTCGCGTTGGCTTTCGCTGCCGAGGAGAAGAAGGCGGAAGAGGCAACAGCCAAGATCTACATGAGGTTGATCCCCGCTGATGTGTTGAGAG ATTTCCCCGGTCTTTGCTTCGCATCAACCCGGTGTGCAACGGTCGAACCCGGCAACTCCTGGGACCTGGCTCCCTTCTGTGGCCGCAGCACCTGCAAAGTCAGCGAGGACACGCCCCCAAGGCTTCTGGAGCTGGTTGAGGACTGTGGCCCTCTCCCTATCGCCAACCCCAAGTGCAAACTTGACACAG acaaAACCAACAAGACTGCGCCTTTCCCCGGTTGCTGTCCAGTCTTCACTTGCGAAGATGGTGCTAAGTTAGAGTACCCCGAGCTCCCCACACCTCCCCCAGAAGAGGAGGCCAAGGAACCGGTGAAGAAggcctaa